In one Balaenoptera musculus isolate JJ_BM4_2016_0621 chromosome 20, mBalMus1.pri.v3, whole genome shotgun sequence genomic region, the following are encoded:
- the LOC118887482 gene encoding dynein light chain Tctex-type 1-like translates to MEDYQATKETAFVVDEVSNIVKEAIERAIGGNAYQHSEVNQWTTNVVEQTLSQLTKLGKPFKYIVTRVIMQKNRAGLHTASSCFWDSSTDGSCTVRWENKTMYYIVSAFGLSI, encoded by the coding sequence ATGGAAGACTACCAGGCTACCAAAGAGACTGCTTTTGTTGTTGATGAAGTGAGCAACATTGTAAAAGAGGCCATAGAAAGAGCCATCGGTGGCAATGCCTATCAgcacagcgaagtgaatcagtggACCACAAATGTAGTGGAGCAAACCCTAAGCCAACTCACCAAGCTGGGGAAACCATTTAAATACATTGTGACCCGTGTAATCATGCAGAAGAACAGAGCGGGATTACACACGGCAAGTTCCTGCTTCTGGGACAGCTCTACTGATGGGAGCTGCACTGTGCGATGGGAGAACAAGACCATGTACTACATTGTCAGCGCCTTCGGACTGTCCATTTGA